In the Gossypium arboreum isolate Shixiya-1 chromosome 10, ASM2569848v2, whole genome shotgun sequence genome, one interval contains:
- the LOC108487749 gene encoding uncharacterized protein LOC108487749 produces the protein MNAELYSRDLKTFRVQEYIGRRSGFPPRSYVVDLRNRRCECRIFQTLRHPCAYGHATCARANLNVEQFIDEIYTLQRTLRIWGNKFPVMPDVLNWEVPPSTFEMVPDCSLRRHSKDRPQSTRIQNYMDVRETGASGWLHSGGADVENGGGAGLV, from the exons ATGAACGCAGAATTGTATTCACGCGACTTGAAGACTTTTCGAGTTCAAGAGTACATCGGCCGTCGTTCGGGTTTTCCACCTAGGTCGTACGTAGTTGATCTGCGAAACAGGCGATGCGAGTGCAGGATATTTCAGACTCTTCGACATCCATGTGCGTATGGTCATGCAACGTGTGCGAGAGCAAACTTAAATGTTGAACAATTCATAGACGAGATCTACACATTGCAACGCACATTGCGTATATGGGGGAACAAATTTCCTGTAATGCCCGATGTCTTAAACTGGGAAGTTCCACCGTCTACTTTCGAGATGGTGCCTGACTGTAGTCTCCGTAGACATTCTAAAGATCGACCACAATCGACGAGAATTCAAAATTACATGGATGTCAGGGAGACGG GTGCAAGTGGATGGCTGCATAGTGGTGGTGCTGATGTCGAAAATGGCGGTGGGGCAG GTTTGGTTTAA